A region of the Prosthecobacter sp. genome:
ACCTGACGCAGGTCGTGCGCGGTGGGCTGGAACTTCACGAGGATCTGCATGCCGAGCTTATCGACGGCCTTTTCAAGCTCATTGACGTCCTGGTCGGCGGCGATGGCGGAGTTGCAGAGATCGGTGTCGCGCTCCAGCAGGCCGCGCATGGCGCTGGCGAGATTCTTCCGCGCCATGCTGGCCATGGCCAGGACATCGCCGCGCAGTCTTTCCAGCGAGTGATTGAAGGTGGAGAGGATGTGTTCTTGCATGGGGATAGAGTGGCCCAATGTGTCGGTTTTGCTACATTGGAATTGCTGAAGCTTCGGGAGGAAACGAATCTTCAGACTCGGCCGCGGCGCCTTTGGGATCGCGATGGGTGAGGCGGCAGAAGTCGGGGTAGCTGATGATCTCGAAGCTGCCGTCGAAGTTTTCAACGATGGCGGTCATGGACTCGACCCAGTCGCCGGAGTTGAGGTAATGCGTGTCGCCGACAAGCTTGTTGTCCGCCTTGTGGATGTGGCCGCAGATGATGCCGATGCAGCCGCGCTGGCGTGCGAGGTGCTGCAACTGCTCCTCATACTGCCCCACGGCACTGACGGCGGACTTCACCTTGTGCTTGATCCAGGCGCTGAAGGAGAAGGGATCCTTCCCCCGCAGACGGCGGTAGCCATTGTAAATGCGGTTGAGGCGCAGCAGCGCGTTGTAGCCAAAGCCGCCGAGCTTGGCGAGCCAGGCGTGTTTGCTGGTGACGGCATCGAAGCCGTCGCCATGCACGACGAGGTAGTCGCCCTTCGGGGTGTTGTGAACGTGATCGTCGGTGATGGTGAAGCTCTCAAACTGGATGGGGATGAAGCGGTCGAGGATGTCGTCGTGGTTGCCGCGCAGGTAGATGATCTGCGTGTTCTCCTTTTCCATCTTGCGCAGGACGGTGCGGATGAAGTTGGTGTGGCTCTTGTTCCAGCCGCCGAGGCGGCGCAGGTGCCAGGCGTCGATGATGTCGCCATTGAGCACGAGCTTGTCACACAGGCAGTGGCGGATGAAATGAGCGGCCTGCGCGGCCTTGCTGTCCGGCATGCCCAGGTGCACGTCGGAGATGAAGAGGGTCTTGAACCGCAGCTTGGTCTTGTCGCCGCCGTCGGACTGAGGACTG
Encoded here:
- a CDS encoding UDP-2,3-diacylglucosamine diphosphatase, whose translation is MSHSPQSDGGDKTKLRFKTLFISDVHLGMPDSKAAQAAHFIRHCLCDKLVLNGDIIDAWHLRRLGGWNKSHTNFIRTVLRKMEKENTQIIYLRGNHDDILDRFIPIQFESFTITDDHVHNTPKGDYLVVHGDGFDAVTSKHAWLAKLGGFGYNALLRLNRIYNGYRRLRGKDPFSFSAWIKHKVKSAVSAVGQYEEQLQHLARQRGCIGIICGHIHKADNKLVGDTHYLNSGDWVESMTAIVENFDGSFEIISYPDFCRLTHRDPKGAAAESEDSFPPEASAIPM